In the Ricinus communis isolate WT05 ecotype wild-type chromosome 3, ASM1957865v1, whole genome shotgun sequence genome, ttaatagaAATAGCACCGgtaatagaaaatagaaaatatcagtatcaattataaaaaataaagaaattattgtaaaagaatatgaaaaataatgatttttagatcatataaatatataaattaacaatctaattttattactgaaaaatgttaattttaatttttaaaataattaaactcaaattttatttgaaaatatatattattcttcaaagaaaatatatttgaacgaaatagaaaaattaataaaattttcaaaaataaaattcagaaaaataatttataagaaacttaattgaattaaatcaaagttttatacaaatatttttctaataccAACAACAATCTGAAATAGAAAGgtcaaaaaaggaaaactgTAGTGCAATAGGAAAGCACAATTacctcaattttaattataaccaATTCCTTAGgattttaaagtaatttatcAGGGAAAAAAACAGGTGAAAAGGAAAGTATTAAGTTTCATCTTTATCTTTGCGTATCTCATCCTCCACCACCTTTGGAACTCTAGGGTCttagattaaataaattttttcgTACCATTATTCACATACAGCCTTGTAATCGCAGAACTCATTAACCCTCTGCCACGTGGAGATAAAATCAAATCCTTGAACACGTGTAATACTGTCATTCAGCTTTGCGATACTCCAAACGCAAAACCAGTGTAACTCTCAAAACTTTCCAATACATTTAACCGCAGTAATAATGTAGCTCTTACTAACTCAACCTAACCAGAGTTAGTCTTAACCCAAACGCAGTTAACCCCCACCCTTTTTTACCAATAAACCAAAGCCCAAAAGCGGTTTATATAACGAAGCGAAACTATGCCAATAAGGTGATCCTGTATACGAAAACCAAAACCCAAAACCTAAAAACCACTCCAAAAACAGGATGATGCTCGGTGAGCGGCATCGTGTTACAGTCCCGCCGTGGGCCAGAGATTCAAACCCAGACGATAATGCTGCTGGCGCCTCTGATTACAACCCGTACTATCTGGAAGAAGCGTTAGGAGCGTTACAACGTTATCTACCGTCAAACGAACCGGAGATAGATTCAGACTCGGAGATTCCGGGTCTGGAGCAAGATTCAGCAGTCGACGCGTTCTCTTGTGATCATTTCCGGATGTATGAATTTAAGGTTCGGAGATGTGCACGTGGGCGGTCACATGACTGGACTGAGTGTCCTTATGCACATCCAGGTGAGAAAGCAAGGAGAAGAGACCCGAGAAAGTATCATTATTCGGGTACTGCATGTCCTGATTTTCGCAAAGGGAATTGCAAGAAAGGTGATGCTTGTGAGTTTGCACATGGTGTTTTTGAGTGCTGGCTGCATCCAGCAAGGTATCGGACTCAACCGTGTAAAGATGGGCCTAACTGTAGGAGAAGAGTCTGTTTTTTCGCTCATACTGCTGATCAACTTAGGGTTTTGCCTCAGCAGAGTCCCAGAAGCGTTGATTCTTATGATGGATCGCCGTTAAGGCAGGCCATGGAGGCGGCTGCTTGTGTTAAAGTTCTTCCTTTTTTATCTAGTCCTAGCTCTATTTCCCCCCCTCCTACTCCTCCCGCGGCTGATTCACCGCCTATGTCGCCGATGTTGAGTCGGTCTGTTGGGTCAAACTCTATCAATGAAATGGTCGCTTCCCTAAGGAACTTGCAGCTAGGCAAGATGAGATCTTTACCCTCTTCTTGGAATGTCCAAGTTGGTGGATCCGGTTTCGGGTCACCTAGATCCGGGTCTGTTCTTCGACCCGGTTTTTGTAGTCTTCCAACAACTCCCACTTCTGCTCCGACCCGTTCTGGTTTGGGGTATAGGGATATGTGGGATGATGTTATTGAGGAGCCAGCAATGGAGAGGGTCGAGTCAGGCAGGGGCTTGCGTGCAAAGATGTTTGAGAAATTGAGCAAAGAGAATTCGTTGGGTCGGGTTGAGCCGGATCCTGCCCAATCGGGAAGTGCTCCGGATGTCGGATGGGTTTCGGAGCTAGTGATGTGAACTTGAAGTGcagtgtttcttttttttttttttgccggGTTGCTCCTTCTCTCATATTGTAAATAGTGTTTTAaagactggagttaaggaagATGGAAGATTCGGTATTATAATGGAGGGAAGAAATTGAAGATTCTGGTGAATGTacaaatttttgttttgggaagggaaaaaatgttaaaagtaGCAGTGTTTAAATTGTGGGGTGAAGAGTTGAAAGAATCTCTTTTTTGGGGAATTTTCTGATCGGAGTACGAGAATTCCGAAGGCGATTAATCAAGAAATTGGCGAAAGCTTTTTGTAtagggaagaagaaagatggATGGATTCTGGATTAATCCCTTTTTTctcctaaaaaaaaaaaattaatgtgtGGTTGATTTATGCTTTTTATGAAGTCATTAAATTATGATTATCCAACTTATTGTAAAAAGATTTCAATAGCCATGTAATGCTCTCTTCAGCTTATGCGCTGATGTAAATGAATCCATTGTATATGTTATTCTATGTTTCTGGTTGTTTTTTTGTCAGATCTTATTTGAGCGCAAGAAATTCTGAAATGGGTTGTTTAATCCGTCAGAGTTTGGATGGAGATGAGacgaaaatgataaaagatgAGAACCTCCCTTATCTGATATTAAGTCAAAACAAGGATGTCTCTGTTTAAAGGGACAGAAAATTGGGGATTAGGTTTTgcagaatattaaaaaagaaatatatctgtttttcctttttcttcttctagaGTATGGGCACTAGtgaagatatcatcaaatcttacttttttttattatattttctgatGGGTTACTTTCACTGTTAAAGTCCCATCGTCTCGGTTGGCTTTATTTTTTGATGTTTATggcaaatttttaaaattttgatcttCTCGTAATAGAAGAATATAATATGTGCgctttataattaatattctcatGTTAAGTCCTATCGTCTTGGTGTTTTATGTTCTCTCTTAtcacttataattaatatatattttttattatttaaaattaataattatatttttactgatttttatataaataaaaattaaatctaaccTAGAATGtgtacattttaaaaaattaagataatatatttttcatatttataaaacaatTTAACTATGTAATATAATGTTTTGATATACAAGTTGagtgatattttttatcatattttagtaataattacatttttagCGATTTTTATTGAACACTGTTgctaattttgataattgatttcaaataaaatttaattactacAAAATTAATCTTATCATATAAATGGCGAGCGTAGAATTTTTTATTCGTATCAAATTATCTAAAACTCGtcaaaattaactaaaattaaaaaaatatatgattttcttttcattttcttctttaaattttataaagttgatattattattt is a window encoding:
- the LOC8265113 gene encoding zinc finger CCCH domain-containing protein 20: MMLGERHRVTVPPWARDSNPDDNAAGASDYNPYYLEEALGALQRYLPSNEPEIDSDSEIPGLEQDSAVDAFSCDHFRMYEFKVRRCARGRSHDWTECPYAHPGEKARRRDPRKYHYSGTACPDFRKGNCKKGDACEFAHGVFECWLHPARYRTQPCKDGPNCRRRVCFFAHTADQLRVLPQQSPRSVDSYDGSPLRQAMEAAACVKVLPFLSSPSSISPPPTPPAADSPPMSPMLSRSVGSNSINEMVASLRNLQLGKMRSLPSSWNVQVGGSGFGSPRSGSVLRPGFCSLPTTPTSAPTRSGLGYRDMWDDVIEEPAMERVESGRGLRAKMFEKLSKENSLGRVEPDPAQSGSAPDVGWVSELVM